The Pseudophaeobacter arcticus DSM 23566 genome includes a region encoding these proteins:
- a CDS encoding nickel/cobalt transporter — MPRIIKALALGLGCIALCLCIWWLSRGALAPLGDWAAGHQREFQNRIAGSLRALRAGEPGAIMALMLLCFAYGFFHAIGPGHGKILVGGYGLARKTPWLRLGGVALLSSLGQAVTAIVLVYGAISLLQLGRDSLIGLAEKTMAPISYGAIGTIGLWLLLRGLRKLWRSAAETSHAAHDQGSTSETTQGQGHGAHHAHGHDHSHQHDPSHDHNHGASEVCSDCGHRHGPSLEEVSGLQSWREALVLIGGIAIRPCTGALFVLVITWQMGIAMAGIAGAFAMALGTALVTITVGLAALGLRGGALAVFARTGRAAQMVPILEIGAGFLVVLVASGLLLRSLA; from the coding sequence ATGCCCCGCATCATAAAAGCCCTGGCCCTGGGCCTGGGCTGCATTGCCCTGTGTCTGTGTATCTGGTGGCTGTCGCGAGGGGCCTTGGCACCTTTGGGCGATTGGGCGGCGGGGCATCAACGCGAATTTCAAAATCGGATTGCCGGATCTTTGCGGGCGCTGCGGGCTGGGGAGCCCGGGGCGATTATGGCGCTGATGCTGCTGTGTTTTGCCTATGGGTTTTTCCACGCCATTGGGCCGGGCCACGGGAAAATCCTGGTTGGCGGCTATGGGTTGGCGCGCAAAACGCCCTGGCTGCGCCTGGGCGGTGTGGCGCTTTTGTCCAGCCTCGGCCAGGCGGTCACGGCAATTGTCTTGGTCTATGGTGCCATTTCGCTGTTGCAGCTGGGCCGCGACAGCCTGATCGGGCTGGCAGAAAAGACAATGGCACCAATCAGCTATGGGGCTATTGGTACGATTGGCCTGTGGTTGCTGCTACGGGGCCTTCGCAAGCTCTGGCGCAGCGCCGCTGAGACTTCGCATGCCGCTCATGATCAGGGCTCTACGTCTGAAACAACGCAGGGCCAAGGTCATGGGGCTCATCACGCGCATGGCCACGATCACAGCCATCAGCATGACCCCAGCCACGACCACAACCATGGCGCATCAGAGGTCTGTAGCGATTGCGGTCATCGCCATGGCCCCAGCCTGGAAGAGGTCAGCGGTCTGCAGTCCTGGCGCGAGGCCTTGGTTTTGATTGGAGGAATCGCGATAAGGCCCTGCACCGGAGCGTTGTTTGTTCTGGTCATCACCTGGCAGATGGGGATCGCTATGGCTGGCATCGCCGGGGCCTTTGCAATGGCGCTTGGTACCGCCTTGGTGACGATCACGGTGGGGCTTGCGGCGCTTGGTCTGCGCGGTGGGGCCCTGGCGGTTTTTGCCCGTACAGGCCGTGCGGCGCAGATGGTGCCTATTCTTGAGATCGGCGCTGGCTTTCTGGTTGTGCTGGTTGCTTCTGGGCTTTTGCTGCGCAGCCTTGCCTAG